TTTAAGCATATCCCTTATTTTCCCTTCACGCAGACGCAATGACCATGGGCAGTGTAATAACAAAGCGTGTTCCCGTATGGGAACCGACCACTGGAAACACTTCCAGGGTGCCATTGTGCTCCTCTTTTATAATAAAGTAGGAAACAGATAATCCAAGCCCCGTCCCCTGCCCCACAGGTTTGGTGGTAAAAAAGGGCTCAAAAATCCGCTTACGAATCGACTCAGGAATCCCGGGGCCGTTATCCTCAATTTCTATTTTTGCCACCGTATCATCGGCGGATAACCGAATGGCAATACAGGGGTCGCCCTCGTCAGAATAAAATTCATGCAGAACATAAGCCGCGTTTTTCAAAATATTAAGCAAAACCTGCTGAATCTTGACCGGTTCACCGTAAATCTGGGGAACACACTCGAATTCCGTGATGATTCGCACCTGTTTAAAATCATACTTGGTAATCAGATTATAATCACTGGAAATCAGTTCAATGACCGTTTCGATGATTTCCTCTAAATTGCAGGAATGCTTGTTATCATCGCTCTTTCGACTGAAAGACAACATGTTCTGGACAATTTTCGCGGCGCGAACAGCCGATTCCTCGATCATTTCAAGCATCTGACCGATACCGCGACGATCCAGATACGCTCTCATCACATCCATCGACAAATCAAGCTCGGCCGCCGTCCGCTGATTGGCAGGAACCGCCCCATACAGGCGATTCATAATAACCTGCGCATTCTGCAGCACCCCGGCAAGCGGATTATTGATTTCATGAGCCATTCCGGCCGCCAGTCCGCCCACAGACATCATTTTTTCTGTTTGAATAATCAATTCATGCATACGAAGCCGCTCTGTCACGTCATCCATGCGCACCACAACACCATCACCGGCATCCTCAGAACAATTTGCATCGGCCAACGGATACACCGCAACATCCATATAGCGCTCTCCGTCACCGGAATCCCACAGCACCGACGAAGCCGTCACATTGCGCTCCTCATCCAAGGCCTGACGCACCAGCTGCATCATAGGATCCATAACCGGCGAAAAATCGCCAAAGGTTCTGCCCTTCGCCTCTTGTTCTGTGACCCCCATCATCTGTTCTGCTTTTCGATTCCAATGCGTGATCCGTCCGCTGCCATCCAATGCAATGAGCATGGACGGCATGGAATAAATAATATTTACCAGCAGCGTACGTAAATGCAACAGTTCCGCTTCGGCTCTTTTTCGTTCCGTAATATCTTCAATCACCAGAATAAATGTGGGCTCCCCTCGGTTATCCATCTCTTTTACAGGAAAAACCTGAATACGCGCATCAAAAAGCGCGTCGCCCTCCTGTGACCGCCCTTTACATTCCGTTTCTACGGAGACCCCCTGCTCCAGCGACTGCATACCTGCGGCCTTCCCCTCACGTTGCAGCCAATGATGCATAGGACGCCCGTTATCCATAATAATGGTTCCGTCTGCCCGCATTAATGCAATATCCATATCCATATTGTCGACCAGTGTCCGATACCGATGTTCACTGACCCGCAACGCTGCCTGCGTCGTTCCAATGGACTCCAGCATAAAACGTAATGATCGCCCAAGGGTTTCTACTTCAAGCGGACCACCGACGGGAATGGTCGACACATCGCCCACGCCATTTTTCGCAATCGATGCTGCGGCCATCGTTAATTTTTTGAGCTGGCCGGTGAGTCCCCGAACAATAAATACAGCAAGTACCAGCCCGCCCGCCATAAACAGCAATCCGATGAAGAGAATCTGCATGCGAATCCGTTTCACCATCAGATCACTCTCATCCAGATAACTCGTCACGCCGATATACCAGTCCAACGGTTCAAACCAGGCAACATACGCCCGCTTACGGTACAGTCTGTCTGTTGTGGTTAAATCGAGCATAGGCCATAGGTACTCAGTGGTTGCATTGGTTCCCTTCGCCGACGCCATTTTTTCCTCAAGCAGCGGTATACCAGTCAGTTCATTTATTACATTGGAAAACACAATGCCACTGTCAAGCATGGGATGAATCAGCATTTTTTTCTGGCCGTCAAAGAGATAAATATACCCTGACTGACCAATATGAATTTGTGCCAGCACTTCACTCAGTTCGCTGACCACCGCATTTTTACGCAGCTGAACCCGTCTCGCAATATCATCAATGTATAATCCAGCCCCAATCACCCATCCCCATGGTTCAAATCGCTGTACATAGGATATTTTTTCTATTGGGCTGTCAGTATCAGCACTTCCCGGCTTATTCCAGCGATACTGAACAAATCCGCCTTCCGGACGCTTACTGATATCAACAAATGTAGAAAAGATATTTTTTCCGTCCTCTGTCAGATTGAATTCATCCCGATCCAGCGGCTGTCCCTCATACTGCCGGATATAAGGATGCATAATCATCTTGGGCGGAACAGACGTATCATTGACCCAAACGTACCCGCTGCCATTATCATACCGTATATCCCGCATAATGCGCAGGGCATCGACCTGTGCGGCCGCCAGCGACCGTTTCCCCGACGCCACCTCATCATCCAAATTGGACAGCAGGGACAAACAAAAAGAACTGACATCTTTCAGTTCTTCTTTTTTATTATTCAACAGTGAACGTTCAAAATACTGAATACTTTTGTATTCACTGGCCACCGTCAGCTGCGCGGTTTTCAGCAGATTACGCGACTGCTCTTCCTGCGACGCCAAATAAATACGTGTCGTTTCTTTCTGCACAAAAAAGATAATGGTCAGCGTAATAGCTACAACCACAATGCAAAGAAATAACGATATGCGTCCAGCTAAGGTTTTCATGAGGTCACATTGGCATCATTACGCCAATATGACCTTGGGCGTTCCCGCAGTCACCGTTCCTATCCGATATACGGTCTCCCCTTTTTCGGCCAGCAGCCGCATCGCTTTATCGCAGTCCGCTTCGCCTACAAAGACGGTGTAACCGATGCCCATGTTAAACACCCGGTACATTTCCTCTGCATCAATATCGCCGGCATCACGAATATACGTAAAGGCTGGCGGAACGACCCAGCTGGCCGTATCAATTTTTACTGCACAGTCTTCCGGCAGCACACGCGGCACATTGTCCAACAATCCGCCTCCGGTAATATGCGCCATGCCTTTAACGTCCACCACATCCATTAAGGCGGATATCGACGGATAATAGCTTTTATGTACCGCCAATAAGACATCCTGAACCGTCCTGCCCGTACCCGGATATTCATCGGTCAATGCTAAGCCGGCCTTTTCAAAGAGCACCTTGCGAGCCAAGGAAAAGCCATTGGTCTGAAAGCCGCTGGACTGCAGGCCGATCAGGACATCACCCTGCCGAATGCGTTCGCCTGTAACCAGTCGCGCTTTTTCCACAGATCCCACGATGGTTCCTACCAGATCGTATTCTCCTTCGGGATACAATCCCGGCATTTCTGCGGTTTCCCCGCCAAGCAGGGCACAGTTGTTTTCGCGGCAGGCTTTGCAAAGACCGGAAACAACAGCTTCAAACACATCCGGATCCAGCTTCGATGCCCCGATATAATCCATAAAAAATAACGGTCTGGCACCCTGTACCAGAATATCATTCACGCAATGATTGATCAAATCCTGCCCGACCGTGTCATGCCGACCGGCCATGGAGGCCACTTTCAATTTCGTTCCAACTCCGTCGATGCTGCTGACGAGCACACTGTCGCCCGCCGGCAACGCATGAATGCCTCCGAAAGAACCCAATTCGCTTTTTACCTCAGGGGTGTAGGTTGTCTTGACATTCTTTTTCGCCCGCTGCAACGCGTTCATCATCACATCAATATCAACACCGGCTTCGGCATAGGCAGATTTTTTTTTAGTCATTGGCTCACCTCGGAAATAAAAATCATGGAACACTGGTGGGCGAGGCGGGACTCGAACCCGCAAGCCGTGAGGCACCAGATCCTAAGTCTGGCGTGTCTGCCAATTTCACCACTCGCCCTAACGAAACGAAAGTTGGTG
This window of the Spartobacteria bacterium genome carries:
- a CDS encoding phosphoribosylformylglycinamidine cyclo-ligase, which codes for MTKKKSAYAEAGVDIDVMMNALQRAKKNVKTTYTPEVKSELGSFGGIHALPAGDSVLVSSIDGVGTKLKVASMAGRHDTVGQDLINHCVNDILVQGARPLFFMDYIGASKLDPDVFEAVVSGLCKACRENNCALLGGETAEMPGLYPEGEYDLVGTIVGSVEKARLVTGERIRQGDVLIGLQSSGFQTNGFSLARKVLFEKAGLALTDEYPGTGRTVQDVLLAVHKSYYPSISALMDVVDVKGMAHITGGGLLDNVPRVLPEDCAVKIDTASWVVPPAFTYIRDAGDIDAEEMYRVFNMGIGYTVFVGEADCDKAMRLLAEKGETVYRIGTVTAGTPKVILA
- a CDS encoding PAS domain S-box protein, coding for MKTLAGRISLFLCIVVVAITLTIIFFVQKETTRIYLASQEEQSRNLLKTAQLTVASEYKSIQYFERSLLNNKKEELKDVSSFCLSLLSNLDDEVASGKRSLAAAQVDALRIMRDIRYDNGSGYVWVNDTSVPPKMIMHPYIRQYEGQPLDRDEFNLTEDGKNIFSTFVDISKRPEGGFVQYRWNKPGSADTDSPIEKISYVQRFEPWGWVIGAGLYIDDIARRVQLRKNAVVSELSEVLAQIHIGQSGYIYLFDGQKKMLIHPMLDSGIVFSNVINELTGIPLLEEKMASAKGTNATTEYLWPMLDLTTTDRLYRKRAYVAWFEPLDWYIGVTSYLDESDLMVKRIRMQILFIGLLFMAGGLVLAVFIVRGLTGQLKKLTMAAASIAKNGVGDVSTIPVGGPLEVETLGRSLRFMLESIGTTQAALRVSEHRYRTLVDNMDMDIALMRADGTIIMDNGRPMHHWLQREGKAAGMQSLEQGVSVETECKGRSQEGDALFDARIQVFPVKEMDNRGEPTFILVIEDITERKRAEAELLHLRTLLVNIIYSMPSMLIALDGSGRITHWNRKAEQMMGVTEQEAKGRTFGDFSPVMDPMMQLVRQALDEERNVTASSVLWDSGDGERYMDVAVYPLADANCSEDAGDGVVVRMDDVTERLRMHELIIQTEKMMSVGGLAAGMAHEINNPLAGVLQNAQVIMNRLYGAVPANQRTAAELDLSMDVMRAYLDRRGIGQMLEMIEESAVRAAKIVQNMLSFSRKSDDNKHSCNLEEIIETVIELISSDYNLITKYDFKQVRIITEFECVPQIYGEPVKIQQVLLNILKNAAYVLHEFYSDEGDPCIAIRLSADDTVAKIEIEDNGPGIPESIRKRIFEPFFTTKPVGQGTGLGLSVSYFIIKEEHNGTLEVFPVVGSHTGTRFVITLPMVIASA